AGGTCAGGTAACAGAACAGATTGCAGCAATTTAAACtgcaacattttttttcaaaaacacaaGTATGTCCACATTCTTGGGATTTAGTGAAGCCCTTTGTGCAGTAACTACATCTCCTGCAGTGCTGAATACCCGTTCACTGGGCACACTTGTTGCAGGGATGCACAGCAAATGCCTGGCCACCTTACTCAGATAGGGAAGTCTATACTCATTGGACTTCCACCATAAGAGAGGAGAGGAGTTGATACTCAGAGAATCAAGGCTATTATACAGCCGAAGCTCTTCATCTATCATGTCCATTCTGGACTTTGTTGCAGGTGTATGTTTTACTACAAAAACATCCCCAAACAGGGATTCCAGAGCTGACTTTTTACAACATGGTTCTTCTGCTTCTTTCTGGTCTACTGTGACAGTAGGCATTGTTTCTGTCACTTCTGCTTCCAATGATGGCAGGTCTGGCAGCGGAGAACTAGCAGGTGCTGATGATGAGGGACGAGGTTCTTTATCCATGCCTGGTTCGGTCTTGATGACAGCAATGTGCTGAAGAACAGACAGAAAATAAATCATTTTTGAgatgttttgaaattttaattGTATTGAGTATTTTGGTTTACTTCTGAATAAAGACTAATAAATTATTTCAGAAAGTAACACTTTTGCTGTTAATTTAAAATTTTGGGAATTATGAAATAGTGAAacactggaaacatgttttaaattaGGTATTTCAACTTATGTAAAATTTGGAAATGAGATGCTCACCTCAGAACAGCTTCTGTCAATATGATCTATGAGAGATACGATTGATGTCTGGACTTCAAGCCTCTCAATATCATCAAGGAAGGGGAGAGATTTGAATCGTGGATCAATTGCAGATGACTGCTTCATCAAAGTCTGGATGTCTTGTTCTGTGTATCGTTTGTCAAGATCGTTAGCTACTGCAAGCTTCACTTGTCGAATAACATTTGGATCTCCCTCAGCCACCTGCAGGTTTTTCTTCAGGTTTGACAGAAGTGGTAGCACCATTGAAATGGTTGGTTGTGATGCATCACACAGGATAGTCGTAACTGTCTTGAGAGGTTCAAGGACATGAACCAGATATTCTGCCGTTGTGATGTCTGTGATGACAAAGTATCCAGATCTTTGTCTTTCTTTATGTCTGGGGACATAAGGGTTGCCATAATAGCAGGCTGCTGTTCCAGATACCTGGCCAACATATCATAGGCGCTGTTCCACCTAGTTTTTACTTCACTTAAAAGTTTGTGATTTGGAAGCTGCAAAAGAGTTTGTTTAGCCTTAAGCTGTTGACTGGCAGTAGAGCTTTTGTGAAAATAGTTTACAACTCTACGCACACGACCAAGCAGCCTCTGAACTTCACTGATTTTCAAAGCTTGTTGTGCGGCCAAATTAATGACATGGGCAAAACATTTTATATGTGGAGTCATGTTTGCCTGCTTGGCAGCAACACACATATTTGCTGCACTGTCGGATGTAAGTGGCTGCAGTCCATGAGGTCTTTCGAGCTTCCACTCGTCTACTGCACTTTTTAGAACCTGTGCAATGTTGGTTCCAGTATGACACTCATAAATAGCTCGTGTCTGCAAGACTTTATTTTGAAGTATCCACTGAGAGTCAATGAAATGGGCAGTGATTGTGATGTAGCTTTCTGTGGCCCTGGATGTCCACCCATCGGATGTCATAGCAATTGTCTGTGCTTCATGGAGCTGGCTTTGAACGCTTTGACGCACTTCTTCATACAAGTTCGGCATCACTTTTTCACTCAATGTGGGTCGTGATGGAACTGAGTATTTTGGTTCAAGGCAATGAACAAAATTTTTGAAAGCACTGTTCTCTACAATAGAATAAGGTCTTAAGTCTGTGGCTATGTAGAGAGCAAGATTTCTGGTGATGAGTTTAGCTCGTGCACTTCCAGGAGCCAGCTTTGACATGAAAGCTTCTGGGATGCTCAGCTGACCAACTGGCTTACTGATCACAGAGTCGGTTGTAGAAGGATTGCTACTGCACTTCCGAAGTGAACTTCCTGAATATCCTGAAGGCTGTTCATTGGCAGGAGCACACTTTGAAGGTTCACTCATTTCATGGAGATCAATGGAATGCTTTCTTTTCAGATGAACAGCCATGTTTGATGTGTTTTTGCAAGAGtaactgaaaattaataaagtcCTTGTATCAGCTTCAAAATAATGCACAAATACAACTAAATAAACTTTATTTTTCATAGATTTTACTGGCTAAAAATATTTGGGAATtaaagaatatttctaaaataaacTAGCTTTTGAATGTAAGCAAACTAGCTCTGTTACACAAACAGACATTTGTAGTAGTCAATTTTGTACTACAATTGGTAGTTTTATTTATAGCGCGGCATTGCCAAAACATCGGGAAAGTACGTCATTGCTAACACGATATCGGCAAAACGAAAATAGAAACATCACGAATATAACTCACCTCAAAATGTGCTGACATAGCTTGCAGATCGTTAGGGATCCATCCTGCCCCTCTTTGTACTTCGGAAAGCCAAAATACTTCCATACATTCGATTTAAATTTGGCGGGGGCATTAGCAATGCCCAGCAATTCTCTTTTGTCGGACATTGCTAGGGAGATCGATCCACTTTACGGTTGTCGTAAAACGCTTATGAAAGACATGTTTTCATAAACTATGCTTTCAAAAATGCTGTGTTGCACTAGTTATCGCTAATTTTCAATATAGGTTGTGTCAGTGATGTTTAAAACACGTGTTTCACATGAACAACCAAAGTCGTAATAGAATCGTAAATGTTTCTGAACAGACAAAATGGCGCGAAGTCAGTATTGCGCCGTGCACGATTCGAAGTTTATTATTTGAATAATTTTACGTTcgttcaaataaatatgactACGATAGGTAGGTTTGTTTCCTATCAAATCTATGCATTGACTGTTTACTAAATAGGCGGAAATTATAAAATACATTGCTATGAATGAGACTGAATTGTGTCCCGCTCTGTCATGTATGGTGTCATTCTTTGCTTTGTTTTCGATCTTTTTCAGAAAAACTTTAGACCATTTCTTTTCAATATGTGATGAGTCTGATGACTAAAAATATTCGAATATATTCGGTATTTTAAGTAGCGAATAACGAGTACAATTCGTGCAGGCCAATTATTCGGTGCACCGAATACGTGAGTGAATCGTTATGGCTCTAGGTTGTATATTTTACCACATGGAACTGACTCATGGATACAGTGTTGACAGGATAATTATTGGCAAATCTGGACTTCCAACACTAAAGCAACAAGCATCCAGTCATCCTGGCACTGTGCATGGCCAAACAAACATGGCCCAACCTTTGAGCAGAATGGTGCACTACACACAATTCCTTCACTGTCGTAGTTTCTGGATGACACAAAAGAAACTATAGTTTTAAAGAGGCAATCCACGACAATCAGTTACTTAAAAATCAGTCAATTTTTACATTTATAGGAAAAACATTGTCTTGGATGAGTTCCAACTCTGGTCTGTTGGAAGCCGATTTACTATTTCAACAagcatgtaaaacatataaGCCTTAAGACTGTTTCAATTTTCATCAGAAATCTCTGCAAAGAGAAGCATCTGCTAAGGAATCACTAACAGCTGGTTATCAAACATGGCACTCGTGGTGTCCAATATATATCATAAGAACCAACTCACAGGATAGGGCAGTgacactcgctgactttgttgacatcaCAGGTATCAGTAAATCATTGCAGACCTAgtgatttgagtgagtgagtgagtgagcgagtttagttttacatcactttcagcaatattccaccaatgtcacaatggggaacaccagaaatgggtttcacacattatatcctggagaatcgaacctgggtcttcggatAGACGAGCAAACACATTGACCATGAGGCtaaccccaccaccccacctaGTGATTTGAAACTTACTTTCCTATGAACAGTTCAGCCAAATGAGGGTTTTGCAACCTTTGTGACTGTGGATAATGCCCAAGTTCACCATTACTCGTCCAAACATTCATCTGCAGTACGCATGTGTTTCTGAACATTCCGTAATTGTGTCCATTATGCAAAGGTCACAGACTTTGTCATTCTTTGTTGGTATGTCACAGTGAGAGAATCGGCTCAGCTAGCCAAAGACTTATAGTTCACAAGAGATTTCACTTTTATGCAGGTTCATCTTTGTGATGGTTAGAATTTACCTATTAACTCTAGTATCATTTCAAATTGATGAAAGGGAAAAGTCCCAAACAGAATCTGAATGAATCTGGAAGTAAAAGACAGTCACACGATCTGAAACTGACACTTTTCAATGCAGAAAACAATGGATCATaaaactgtaaataataataacactAGTTTTGAATTATTAATAAACTAGCTGCAAGTGTCAACTGATCGAGCAAACTCCAAAGGATATCTGAATAATCCTTTAGAACAAGCTCTCTGATGGGGCTCCAAGATACAGAAACTGCATCtgtcaaaatacatctattaaTATGCAAATAAAA
Above is a genomic segment from Haliotis asinina isolate JCU_RB_2024 chromosome 7, JCU_Hal_asi_v2, whole genome shotgun sequence containing:
- the LOC137292042 gene encoding zinc finger BED domain-containing protein 4-like, translating into MAVHLKRKHSIDLHEMSEPSKCAPANEQPSGYSGSSLRKCSSNPSTTDSVISKPVGQLSIPEAFMSKLAPGSARAKLITRNLALYIATDLRPYSIVENSAFKNFVHCLEPKYSVPSRPTLSEKVMPNLYEEVRQSVQSQLHEAQTIAMTSDGWTSRATESYITITAHFIDSQWILQNKVLQTRAIYECHTGTNIAQVLKSAVDEWKLERPHGLQPLTSDSAANMCVAAKQANMTPHIKCFAHVINLAAQQALKISEVQRLLGRVRRVVNYFHKSSTASQQLKAKQTLLQLPNHKLLSEVKTRWNSAYDMLARYLEQQPAIMATLMSPDIKKDKDLDTLSSQTSQRQNIWFMSLNLSRQLRLSCVMHHNQPFQWCYHFCQT